The proteins below come from a single Parazoarcus communis genomic window:
- a CDS encoding SDR family oxidoreductase, with protein MNTYFLTGASGAVGSAIVPLLHANENVKLRILLRAESDQHLAERFEKLCAFWGLAADTETRRRIDPLRGDAAEPNFGMTPDDYAKVVSDTTHIIHCAASVRMNLSLEDARHSAVGSMQAILTLARKLAENDTLRKIDLVSTVGIAGKRSGALPETWIDEPREFHNTYEQSKSEAEALARKALEEEKLPITIHRPSMVIGDARDGKIIHFQIFYFICDFLSGRRTFGLYPDFGDVRLDTIPVNTVASTIVASSTDPGTVGSIFHLCSGPEKSIRLADLRLLVGAAFGKHGLAVPFALKLPIGLFMGALNLAGRFLQPEKRRALATLPIYMDYLADQQGFDNQKYIAWLASRKEAIPDGKDYLPRVLARFLEQKHPLGSN; from the coding sequence ATGAATACTTATTTCCTGACCGGCGCATCCGGCGCCGTTGGCAGCGCGATCGTTCCCCTGCTTCATGCGAACGAGAACGTAAAACTGCGCATTCTGTTGCGCGCTGAATCGGATCAGCATCTCGCAGAGAGATTCGAGAAACTGTGTGCGTTCTGGGGCCTTGCGGCGGACACCGAAACCCGGCGCCGTATCGACCCCCTGCGCGGAGACGCTGCCGAACCCAACTTCGGAATGACGCCCGACGACTACGCCAAAGTCGTCAGCGACACCACCCATATCATTCATTGCGCTGCGAGCGTGCGTATGAACCTCAGCCTGGAAGACGCCCGCCACTCGGCGGTAGGTTCGATGCAAGCGATTCTGACGCTCGCCCGGAAGCTTGCCGAGAATGACACCCTCCGCAAGATCGACCTGGTGAGCACAGTCGGCATTGCAGGAAAGCGCTCGGGCGCGCTACCCGAGACCTGGATCGATGAGCCGCGTGAATTCCATAACACCTACGAACAATCCAAGTCTGAAGCAGAGGCCCTGGCACGCAAGGCTCTCGAAGAGGAGAAGCTGCCAATTACGATCCACCGGCCGAGCATGGTGATCGGAGACGCGCGCGACGGCAAGATCATCCACTTTCAGATTTTCTATTTTATCTGTGACTTCCTTTCCGGGCGTCGGACCTTTGGCCTGTACCCCGATTTTGGAGACGTTCGCCTCGACACCATTCCGGTTAACACCGTTGCCAGCACGATCGTCGCCTCAAGCACTGACCCCGGAACGGTCGGATCGATCTTCCACCTGTGCTCGGGCCCCGAGAAATCGATCAGGCTCGCCGACCTGCGCCTGCTTGTGGGGGCCGCATTCGGCAAGCACGGACTTGCCGTCCCGTTTGCACTGAAGCTGCCTATTGGTCTTTTCATGGGCGCGCTCAACCTTGCCGGGCGTTTCCTGCAGCCGGAGAAGAGGCGAGCGCTGGCAACGCTTCCGATCTACATGGACTACCTTGCTGATCAGCAGGGCTTCGATAATCAGAAGTACATCGCCTGGCTTGCAAGCCGAAAAGAGGCGATTCCCGACGGCAAGGACTACTTGCCGAGAGTGCTTGCACGTTTTCTTGAGCAGAAACATCCGCTCGGGAGCAACTGA
- a CDS encoding PEP-CTERM sorting domain-containing protein, translated as MKKNLIAIALATGAALASAPASAVVVAGIDFGTLGVSNTHIETMTLAQQFINPATTAAGTGQGMGYGYITTINGNSNYCTAGGGCGLFYTVNFTGGTFTSATDIQFTGTDVNLYYLNGPLLNLLTQNSNANLATIMGGSLYASLTGHGNLGGATPANVVSQASGNLSGTSINFFGNGLLDVDTAVGNAAFAAFLDGNGVTDAVGGTADIAYTESANNFVLNPFDVSGGLAAGCSNGTAATGAWCLAGTLNTRGVAQVPEPGTLALLALGLLGGGLVRRRRA; from the coding sequence ATGAAAAAAAATCTTATCGCGATCGCACTCGCAACCGGCGCAGCCCTGGCAAGTGCTCCTGCTTCCGCCGTGGTGGTTGCAGGCATTGATTTTGGTACGCTTGGTGTTTCCAATACCCACATCGAAACGATGACGCTTGCCCAGCAGTTCATCAATCCGGCCACCACTGCCGCTGGTACCGGTCAGGGTATGGGTTACGGCTACATCACCACGATTAACGGCAACAGCAACTACTGCACGGCAGGCGGTGGATGCGGCCTGTTCTACACGGTGAACTTCACCGGTGGTACCTTCACGTCGGCAACCGACATCCAATTCACCGGTACCGATGTCAATCTGTACTACCTCAACGGACCGCTCCTGAACCTGCTGACGCAGAATTCGAACGCGAACCTGGCAACGATCATGGGCGGTTCGCTCTATGCATCGCTGACCGGGCACGGCAACCTCGGTGGCGCTACTCCGGCCAACGTGGTCAGCCAGGCGTCGGGCAACCTGAGTGGAACGAGCATCAACTTCTTCGGCAACGGTCTGCTTGATGTTGATACCGCAGTTGGAAATGCAGCTTTTGCGGCTTTCCTCGACGGAAATGGCGTGACTGATGCTGTTGGCGGTACTGCTGACATCGCTTACACGGAATCGGCCAACAACTTCGTTCTGAATCCGTTCGACGTCTCTGGCGGATTGGCTGCCGGCTGCTCTAACGGTACTGCAGCAACCGGCGCATGGTGTCTGGCTGGTACGCTGAACACCCGCGGTGTTGCACAGGTTCCGGAACCCGGTACGCTGGCGCTTCTGGCCCTCGGCCTTCTCGGCGGTGGTCTGGTACGTCGCCGTCGCGCCTGA
- a CDS encoding FAD-binding oxidoreductase yields the protein MPNTQSETRFTQQVSDQLKAIVGSEFVCTSSEDLDRYSRCTIPWQKRCAAVVFPGSGEEVSRVIKLAGEHGLTIWPFSTGKNWGYGASLATEDGAIVLILERMNRVLEVNEELAYVVIEPGVSYQQLNAHLRETGSRLWADCTDGPPEGSVIGNALERGIGETPYGDHFGNLCGLEVVLPTGELVQIGTSSKSQRTWHTHKWGLGPYIEGMFSQSNLGVVTQAGLWLMPEPEEYNSYVFEIRNEADVPAVMDAYRKLALLGVAVSKLHMINDFVTITVLTQRLHEDVPSKGRLSAADLDGLRHKYRISPWSCGGGLYGTREQVKVQRKLLRRELGPYGRLIFLTDGRLSLLDKLVKLVKKNDWMLPFLHGLGKTSLPVLELAPHAHRILKGIPTEYFVRHAYYRHGASRPDSDVDPAADRCGLIWFAPILPVIGAEIVRYLADSRKTFEEYDFDFYVAMLMMNPRSVVCLMAIIYDKESPDEVERAKQLYARLVQDMQAVNLQQYRAGLAGWDSVYSGAPELKSLHGRIKKALDPKGVIAPGRYDVGSAVPESGVEPIDPPGL from the coding sequence ATGCCAAATACACAAAGCGAAACGCGGTTTACGCAGCAGGTTTCCGACCAGTTGAAAGCAATCGTCGGGTCGGAGTTCGTCTGTACAAGCAGCGAAGATCTTGATCGATATTCTCGTTGCACGATTCCTTGGCAGAAACGTTGCGCAGCGGTCGTCTTCCCGGGGAGCGGGGAGGAGGTTTCCCGGGTCATCAAGCTTGCTGGCGAGCACGGACTGACGATCTGGCCGTTCAGTACGGGAAAGAACTGGGGCTATGGGGCGTCGCTGGCGACAGAAGATGGGGCGATCGTGCTCATCCTTGAGCGTATGAACCGCGTTCTTGAGGTGAATGAAGAACTCGCCTACGTCGTCATTGAGCCCGGCGTAAGCTACCAGCAGTTGAACGCCCATCTCAGGGAAACAGGCTCCAGGCTTTGGGCGGACTGCACCGATGGTCCTCCAGAGGGCAGCGTCATTGGCAACGCACTGGAGCGGGGGATTGGCGAAACGCCTTACGGGGATCACTTCGGAAATCTCTGCGGGCTTGAAGTCGTACTGCCGACAGGCGAGTTGGTGCAGATCGGTACTTCGTCGAAATCGCAAAGAACCTGGCATACGCACAAATGGGGTTTGGGACCGTATATCGAGGGGATGTTCAGCCAGTCGAACCTGGGGGTGGTGACACAGGCCGGCTTGTGGTTGATGCCTGAGCCTGAAGAATACAATTCCTATGTCTTCGAGATTCGAAATGAGGCCGATGTGCCGGCCGTCATGGATGCATACCGCAAGCTTGCGCTGTTGGGTGTGGCTGTGAGCAAGCTGCACATGATCAATGACTTCGTCACGATTACGGTCCTGACGCAACGCCTGCATGAAGATGTTCCGTCCAAGGGGCGACTCTCCGCGGCTGACCTTGACGGTCTTCGTCACAAGTATCGAATCTCGCCCTGGAGTTGCGGCGGAGGGCTGTACGGTACCCGCGAGCAGGTGAAAGTTCAGCGCAAGCTGCTGCGCCGTGAGCTCGGCCCCTATGGGCGCTTGATTTTTCTGACCGATGGACGGCTATCGCTCCTTGATAAGCTCGTCAAACTGGTGAAGAAAAACGACTGGATGCTTCCGTTCTTGCATGGATTGGGCAAGACCTCACTTCCAGTCCTTGAGCTTGCGCCTCACGCGCACAGGATTCTGAAAGGCATTCCAACAGAGTACTTCGTGCGGCATGCCTATTACCGGCATGGCGCATCGCGTCCGGACAGCGATGTCGATCCTGCTGCCGATCGCTGCGGACTGATCTGGTTTGCGCCGATCCTGCCGGTGATCGGCGCCGAGATCGTGCGCTACCTTGCCGACTCGCGAAAAACCTTCGAAGAGTACGACTTTGATTTCTACGTTGCCATGCTCATGATGAATCCGCGCTCGGTCGTGTGCCTGATGGCGATCATCTATGATAAGGAAAGTCCTGATGAGGTCGAGCGCGCAAAGCAACTTTACGCGCGTCTTGTGCAGGATATGCAGGCGGTCAATCTTCAACAGTACCGGGCGGGACTGGCTGGGTGGGACTCTGTTTATAGCGGTGCCCCCGAACTGAAGAGTCTGCATGGCCGCATCAAGAAGGCGCTGGACCCCAAGGGGGTGATAGCGCCGGGCCGCTACGATGTCGGTAGTGCGGTGCCGGAGAGCGGCGTCGAACCGATTGATCCTCCCGGCCTCTGA
- a CDS encoding ABC transporter permease, which translates to MTLVLQSVALAARNVARQRRRALLALATLAGGVIAYLLAGGFINWIFQDMRESTIHSQLGHIQITRPGYFREGLGDPYAYLLPSDTAAVTEAVGERLRTVAPRLAFSGLLSKDDATVSFVGEGIDPEKEAPITRAIIIAAGSDLPNSPPNSVLLGEGLAANLGAAPGDSVVLLATTASGGANAVELTVSGTFATVTKAYDDTVLRVPIDVARKLMRVDGATSWAVLLDRTEATEAITQSLREALPSAEFEVIPWNELADFYNKTVELFSRQIGVVRILIALIVILSISNTLSMAVIERTGEIGTSMALGVRRRGVLMLFIFEGALLGLAGGIIGVALGYLCGEIVSLIGIPMPPPPGMARGYIGAISISPALALDAFLLAFVTTLVASVFPAWKASRMNIVDALRHQR; encoded by the coding sequence GTGACACTCGTTCTCCAATCGGTCGCGCTGGCAGCACGAAACGTTGCTCGCCAGAGGAGACGAGCACTTCTCGCGCTGGCAACATTGGCCGGAGGTGTAATTGCATATCTTCTCGCCGGCGGTTTCATCAACTGGATATTCCAGGATATGCGGGAGTCGACGATCCACTCCCAGCTTGGCCACATCCAGATCACACGCCCGGGCTACTTTCGCGAAGGACTGGGTGATCCATACGCCTATCTGTTGCCCAGCGACACCGCTGCGGTGACGGAAGCCGTGGGCGAGCGACTCCGCACGGTAGCGCCAAGGCTCGCATTCAGCGGACTTCTCAGCAAGGACGACGCAACGGTGTCCTTTGTTGGGGAGGGTATCGACCCCGAGAAGGAGGCCCCCATCACGCGTGCAATTATTATTGCAGCGGGATCCGATCTGCCCAACAGCCCACCTAACTCGGTTTTACTGGGTGAAGGGCTGGCGGCAAATCTGGGGGCAGCACCAGGAGACTCGGTCGTACTGCTCGCGACCACTGCTTCCGGGGGGGCAAATGCAGTAGAGCTGACAGTGTCCGGCACCTTTGCGACCGTCACCAAGGCCTACGACGATACCGTGCTTCGGGTACCCATTGACGTCGCTCGCAAACTCATGAGGGTGGACGGAGCGACCAGCTGGGCGGTGCTTCTTGATCGCACCGAGGCAACGGAGGCGATTACCCAATCACTCCGCGAAGCCTTGCCTTCCGCAGAATTCGAGGTTATCCCTTGGAATGAGCTTGCCGATTTCTACAACAAGACGGTGGAACTGTTCTCGCGCCAGATTGGGGTGGTACGGATCCTGATCGCACTGATCGTCATACTCAGTATCTCCAATACGCTTTCAATGGCAGTCATTGAGCGCACTGGCGAAATCGGAACCTCCATGGCGCTCGGGGTTCGGCGACGTGGCGTTCTGATGCTGTTCATTTTCGAGGGGGCGCTACTGGGACTCGCTGGAGGCATCATCGGCGTTGCGCTCGGCTACCTGTGCGGGGAGATCGTTTCGCTGATCGGGATTCCGATGCCGCCACCGCCAGGCATGGCTCGTGGATATATTGGCGCAATTTCCATTTCGCCGGCCTTGGCACTCGATGCTTTCCTCCTGGCATTCGTGACGACCCTTGTCGCCAGCGTATTCCCCGCATGGAAGGCATCACGCATGAATATCGTTGACGCGCTGCGTCACCAGCGGTGA
- a CDS encoding ABC transporter permease, which translates to MLFKLALRNIFRQKVRTAMTLAAIIFGVAGLILSGGFVQDIFVQLGEAIIHSQTGHVQVFRKDFLEKGTRQPDRYLIDKPEAVADLIKAQPGVDEVAARLSFAGLLNNGKRDLPIIGEGVEPDKESRLGTYLSITAGRQLTDDASFGMTIGQGVAHSLGVKPGDSVILVMNTTDGALNTLDFEIVGVFQSFSKDFDARAVRITLGAARELMATAGANLLVVTLNRTEDTETSQEAITGSLPPELDSRNWRQLSDFYDKTLQLYDRQFGVLQLIILFMVVLSVANTVNMSAFERLGEFGTLQALGNTRRQVFRLILLENALLGLIGATLGVLAGIALALTISAIGIPMPPPPNANVGYTAFIRVDAATVAIAFLIGVAAAALAAIFPANRVASTPVVDALRQSN; encoded by the coding sequence ATGCTATTCAAACTCGCTCTGCGCAATATCTTTCGCCAGAAAGTCCGGACCGCAATGACACTTGCGGCGATCATCTTCGGCGTAGCCGGACTGATTCTGTCTGGCGGCTTCGTTCAGGACATCTTCGTTCAGTTGGGAGAAGCCATCATTCACTCCCAAACAGGCCACGTACAGGTATTTCGCAAAGACTTCCTGGAGAAAGGCACCCGTCAGCCGGATCGCTACCTGATCGACAAGCCGGAAGCCGTCGCCGACCTGATCAAGGCGCAACCGGGGGTCGATGAGGTGGCTGCGCGTCTGAGCTTTGCAGGGCTGCTCAACAATGGCAAACGTGACCTGCCAATCATCGGCGAGGGGGTAGAGCCGGACAAAGAGTCCCGTCTGGGCACCTATCTCAGCATTACGGCGGGACGTCAGCTGACTGACGATGCCTCCTTCGGAATGACGATCGGACAGGGCGTCGCTCACTCCCTCGGCGTCAAACCCGGCGACTCGGTGATTCTGGTCATGAACACGACAGATGGCGCACTCAATACGCTCGACTTCGAGATCGTTGGCGTCTTCCAGAGTTTTTCCAAGGATTTTGACGCCAGAGCTGTGCGCATTACCCTTGGTGCCGCCCGCGAATTGATGGCGACGGCCGGCGCTAATCTGCTGGTCGTAACGCTCAATCGCACCGAGGACACAGAGACTTCTCAGGAGGCTATTACAGGCTCGCTTCCGCCGGAACTGGACTCTCGCAACTGGCGGCAACTTTCGGATTTCTACGATAAAACCCTGCAACTGTATGACCGACAGTTCGGCGTTTTACAGCTGATCATCCTGTTCATGGTCGTGCTCTCCGTTGCAAACACCGTCAACATGAGCGCCTTCGAACGCCTTGGTGAATTCGGAACGTTACAGGCGCTGGGCAACACGCGCAGGCAGGTTTTTCGCCTGATCCTGCTCGAGAATGCACTGCTGGGTCTGATCGGTGCGACACTCGGGGTGCTGGCTGGCATAGCCCTTGCGTTAACGATTTCCGCAATCGGCATCCCGATGCCTCCTCCTCCAAATGCAAACGTGGGCTACACGGCATTTATCAGGGTAGATGCGGCCACTGTTGCGATTGCCTTCCTGATCGGGGTGGCTGCAGCTGCGCTTGCTGCCATATTTCCTGCGAACCGTGTAGCGTCAACGCCCGTCGTCGACGCACTCCGGCAAAGCAACTAA
- a CDS encoding PEP-CTERM/exosortase system-associated acyltransferase: protein MKIFERFNLGHGFRKYFEIAPATNEALRNDVFRIRHEVYCEELKFEPERPDRLETDEYDPHSLHCLIRTSNAPNHLVGCTRLVLAKPDDPLAPLPFERTCANTLDRSIIDPLKLPRDRIAEVSRLAVRGTYRRRKGDDKAAVAISDDDFGTGDRPRFPYIPIGLYLGAVALASRSGIDTLFVLTEPRLASHFGKLGVDIRQIGGPVEHRGTRVPSMMDVPSIIKNMRFLVRPMWRVVQEEIENGFEDTSGGKNLTGR, encoded by the coding sequence ATGAAGATCTTCGAACGCTTCAACCTCGGCCACGGCTTTCGCAAGTACTTCGAGATTGCACCGGCAACGAACGAAGCCCTGCGCAACGACGTCTTCCGCATCCGCCACGAAGTCTACTGTGAAGAGCTGAAGTTCGAGCCCGAGCGCCCTGACCGGCTTGAAACCGACGAATACGATCCGCACAGCCTGCACTGCCTGATCCGCACCTCGAACGCACCCAATCACCTGGTGGGGTGCACCCGGCTGGTATTGGCAAAGCCGGACGATCCGCTTGCGCCGCTGCCATTCGAACGTACCTGTGCGAACACGCTTGACCGCTCGATCATCGATCCGCTCAAGCTTCCCCGCGACCGTATCGCAGAAGTGTCCCGCCTGGCGGTGCGAGGCACGTACCGCCGACGCAAAGGCGACGACAAGGCCGCAGTCGCGATCAGTGACGATGACTTCGGTACGGGTGATCGCCCGCGCTTTCCCTACATTCCGATCGGCCTCTATCTCGGAGCCGTGGCACTGGCTTCGCGCAGCGGCATCGACACGTTGTTCGTTCTCACCGAACCGAGGCTCGCGTCGCACTTCGGCAAGCTTGGCGTCGACATTCGTCAGATTGGGGGGCCGGTTGAGCACCGCGGCACCCGCGTTCCTTCGATGATGGACGTGCCGAGCATCATCAAGAACATGCGCTTTCTGGTAAGGCCCATGTGGCGCGTGGTGCAGGAAGAGATCGAGAACGGTTTCGAAGATACATCAGGCGGCAAAAATCTCACCGGACGCTGA
- a CDS encoding propionate--CoA ligase: MTTYMDFHRRSIEDRDGFWGEQAQLVDWHKPADQVCDFSNPPFVKWFKGGETNLCYNAVDRHAAKRPNDRALVYISTETNEEKVYSFSELQREVERMAAIYLELGVKRGDRVLIYMPMIAEAAFAMLACARIGAIHSVVFGGFAAGSLATRIDDAKPVLMVSSDAGMRNGKPVPYKHLVDEACKLAEFPPAKVLIIDRGLDKGFSRVEGRDVDYAALRAKHMDAQVPVTWLESSEPSYILYTSGTTGKPKGVQRDTGGYTVALAASMKHIFTGGEGETMFSTSDIGWVVGHSYIVYGPLVGGMATIMYEGTPLRPDAGIWWQIVEKYKVSVMFSAPTAVRVLKKQDPAFLKKYDLSSLKHLFLAGEPLDETSHQWIMEELGIPVIDNYWQTETGWPMLAVCRGVEDSPIKLGSPAFPVYGYDLRIYREDGTECGANEKGIVGIVPPLPPGCLSTVWGQDERFVSTYFTLFTDPVVYSSSDWGIKDDKGYHTILGRMDDVINVAGHRLGTREIEEAVQTHPAIAEVAVVGVHDELKGQMPMAFAVVKDASVVDTAEKRAALEKEVMKKVDASLGAIARPARVLFINGLPKTRSGKMLRRSIQALAEGRDAGDLTTIDDPSTLDQIKQALAG, from the coding sequence ATGACTACGTATATGGACTTTCACCGCAGGTCGATCGAGGATCGCGACGGCTTCTGGGGCGAGCAGGCGCAGTTGGTTGACTGGCACAAGCCGGCCGACCAGGTCTGCGATTTTTCCAACCCGCCTTTCGTGAAGTGGTTCAAGGGCGGCGAAACGAACCTTTGCTACAACGCAGTAGACCGTCATGCCGCGAAGCGGCCGAACGATCGCGCGCTGGTCTACATTTCCACTGAAACCAACGAGGAGAAGGTGTATTCCTTCTCCGAGCTACAGCGCGAAGTCGAGCGCATGGCGGCGATTTACCTCGAACTCGGGGTGAAGCGTGGCGACCGTGTGCTGATCTACATGCCGATGATTGCCGAGGCTGCGTTTGCCATGCTCGCCTGCGCGCGCATCGGTGCAATTCACTCGGTGGTGTTCGGCGGATTCGCAGCCGGCTCGCTGGCCACCCGTATCGATGATGCCAAGCCCGTGCTGATGGTCAGCTCGGACGCCGGCATGCGCAACGGCAAACCCGTGCCCTACAAGCATCTGGTCGACGAGGCCTGCAAACTGGCGGAATTTCCGCCGGCCAAGGTGCTGATCATCGACCGCGGACTGGACAAGGGCTTCTCCAGGGTCGAAGGTCGTGACGTCGATTACGCCGCGCTTCGTGCCAAGCACATGGATGCACAAGTGCCGGTGACGTGGCTCGAATCGTCAGAGCCGAGCTACATCCTGTACACCTCGGGCACCACGGGCAAGCCCAAGGGCGTGCAGCGCGACACAGGTGGCTACACGGTGGCGCTGGCAGCGTCGATGAAGCACATCTTCACCGGCGGCGAAGGCGAGACCATGTTCTCGACGTCTGACATCGGCTGGGTGGTCGGTCACAGCTACATCGTCTATGGCCCGCTGGTCGGCGGCATGGCGACCATCATGTACGAAGGTACGCCGCTGCGTCCGGATGCCGGCATCTGGTGGCAGATCGTCGAGAAGTACAAGGTCAGCGTGATGTTCTCGGCGCCGACGGCGGTGCGCGTGCTGAAGAAGCAGGATCCGGCCTTCCTCAAGAAGTACGACCTGTCCTCGCTCAAGCACCTCTTCCTGGCGGGCGAGCCGCTGGACGAGACCTCGCACCAGTGGATCATGGAAGAACTCGGCATCCCGGTCATCGACAACTACTGGCAGACCGAAACCGGCTGGCCGATGCTGGCCGTATGCCGCGGTGTTGAAGACAGCCCGATCAAGCTCGGTTCGCCGGCCTTCCCGGTCTATGGCTACGACCTGCGCATCTATCGTGAGGATGGCACAGAGTGTGGCGCCAACGAGAAAGGCATTGTCGGCATCGTGCCGCCACTGCCGCCAGGCTGCCTGTCTACCGTGTGGGGGCAGGACGAGCGCTTCGTGTCGACCTACTTCACGCTCTTCACCGATCCGGTGGTGTACTCGTCGTCGGACTGGGGTATCAAGGACGATAAGGGCTACCACACCATCCTTGGGCGCATGGACGACGTGATCAACGTTGCCGGCCATCGCCTGGGAACCCGCGAGATCGAGGAGGCGGTGCAGACGCATCCGGCGATTGCCGAAGTGGCGGTTGTCGGTGTGCACGACGAGCTCAAAGGGCAGATGCCGATGGCCTTCGCGGTGGTGAAGGATGCCAGCGTGGTCGATACGGCAGAGAAGCGTGCGGCGCTCGAGAAAGAGGTGATGAAGAAGGTGGATGCGAGCCTTGGCGCTATTGCCCGTCCGGCCCGCGTGTTGTTCATCAACGGTCTGCCCAAGACCCGTTCGGGCAAGATGCTGCGTCGTTCCATCCAGGCGCTCGCCGAAGGCCGCGATGCAGGTGACCTGACCACGATCGACGATCCGAGCACGCTCGATCAGATCAAGCAGGCACTGGCTGGCTGA
- a CDS encoding diguanylate cyclase yields MSDDESLPMTKVLVVDDSRMVRATITKHIRGRFDVRDEADGEAGWEALLVDPAIQVVLTDIGMPRLDGFGLLERIRGSRVQRVQDLPVIIISGDEDDEARDRALKLGANDFVAKGASSAELLARLDSLVRLARTRRELDESRAALATQSPLDPVSGLATASYLSHHAEQEMALARRHRADISVMVIDIDHYDQLGEWHGSHVAELITRKLSKILSTKVRREDTVSQLAPSRFAVLSPSTDLIGCCAFALRLQRAMEKLVMTYRDERIRISVTIGVSSSAVDGMQTVEHLIETAAKRVQRGVVAGGNRVVGDQGEVDQAMVDRHLKQAISIDHALLQLRVGAADEVAERLPDVIATLLPLLELIESRLQCGLPLEQLKQYDKGRVSGSDDMEGTQTSV; encoded by the coding sequence ATGAGCGATGACGAAAGCCTGCCGATGACAAAGGTGCTGGTTGTCGACGATTCGCGCATGGTGCGGGCGACGATTACCAAGCATATTCGCGGCCGCTTCGACGTCCGTGACGAAGCCGATGGCGAGGCGGGCTGGGAGGCCTTGCTGGTGGATCCGGCAATCCAGGTGGTGCTGACCGATATCGGCATGCCGCGCCTGGATGGCTTTGGCCTGCTGGAGCGTATTCGCGGATCGCGCGTCCAGCGCGTTCAGGATCTCCCCGTCATCATCATTTCAGGTGACGAGGACGACGAGGCGAGGGACAGGGCGCTCAAGCTCGGTGCAAACGACTTCGTGGCAAAAGGCGCCAGCAGCGCCGAGTTGCTGGCACGGCTGGATTCCCTCGTCCGCCTTGCACGCACCAGGCGTGAGCTCGATGAAAGTCGTGCTGCGCTCGCCACCCAGAGCCCGCTCGATCCCGTGTCCGGCCTGGCCACGGCCTCCTACCTCAGTCACCATGCCGAGCAGGAAATGGCGCTTGCGCGTCGTCATCGGGCTGACATCTCGGTCATGGTGATCGATATCGATCACTACGATCAACTGGGCGAGTGGCATGGCTCGCATGTCGCCGAACTGATCACGCGCAAGCTGTCCAAGATCCTGTCCACCAAGGTGCGCAGGGAGGACACGGTTTCGCAGCTGGCGCCATCGCGCTTTGCCGTCCTGTCGCCCAGTACGGACCTGATCGGGTGCTGTGCATTTGCCTTGCGGCTGCAGCGCGCAATGGAAAAGCTGGTGATGACCTACCGCGACGAGCGGATTCGCATCAGTGTCACGATTGGTGTTTCCAGTTCTGCTGTTGACGGAATGCAGACAGTGGAACACCTGATAGAAACAGCGGCCAAACGGGTGCAGCGCGGCGTTGTCGCGGGCGGCAACCGTGTGGTCGGTGATCAGGGTGAAGTCGATCAGGCCATGGTCGACCGTCATCTGAAGCAGGCAATCAGCATCGATCATGCCCTGCTTCAACTCCGGGTCGGAGCCGCCGACGAGGTGGCCGAGCGACTGCCGGATGTCATTGCCACACTGCTTCCCCTGCTCGAGTTGATAGAGTCCCGTCTGCAATGCGGGCTTCCTCTCGAACAGCTCAAACAATACGACAAGGGGCGCGTGTCCGGCAGTGACGATATGGAGGGAACCCAAACCTCCGTGTGA